In candidate division KSB1 bacterium, the following proteins share a genomic window:
- the aroF gene encoding 3-deoxy-7-phosphoheptulonate synthase, giving the protein MIIVMQHGAGDAQVGQIIEELSKRGFTVHRSTGQSTTVLGVIGKTESIDSREVELLGGVDKVIRVSKPYKLAAREFHPSGTVLHVGNTALGGDEVAVIAGPCSIENEEMIHATAKALKALGAVGLRGGAFKPRTSPYAFTGLAEQGLCFLRDAAREHDMFSVTEVMEISQIELVASYCDILQVGMRNMQNYNLLRALGQIRKPVLLKRGNSATYEEWLMAAEYLLAGGNEQVILCERGIRTFETYTRNTMDIAAIPVIQSLSHLPIFADPSHGTGLRSKVPAMSRAAIAAGAHGLLVEVHPDPDHAISDGPQSLTFDQFSRMMVELRIIASATGRRLAGAE; this is encoded by the coding sequence ATGATTATCGTCATGCAACATGGCGCGGGCGACGCGCAAGTCGGTCAGATTATTGAGGAGTTGAGCAAGCGCGGTTTTACCGTGCATCGTTCGACCGGGCAGTCCACGACCGTCCTCGGGGTCATCGGCAAGACCGAGAGCATTGACTCGCGCGAAGTCGAACTGCTGGGCGGTGTTGACAAGGTGATTCGGGTCTCGAAGCCGTACAAGCTCGCGGCCCGCGAGTTCCACCCTTCCGGGACGGTGCTTCACGTCGGCAACACCGCGCTCGGCGGCGACGAAGTAGCCGTGATCGCGGGGCCGTGCTCCATCGAGAACGAGGAGATGATTCACGCCACCGCGAAAGCTCTGAAAGCGCTCGGAGCGGTTGGTTTGCGTGGCGGTGCCTTCAAGCCGCGCACGTCTCCCTATGCGTTTACCGGACTTGCTGAGCAGGGGCTTTGCTTCTTGCGTGACGCGGCGCGGGAGCACGACATGTTCTCGGTCACGGAAGTCATGGAGATTTCCCAGATCGAGTTGGTCGCGAGCTACTGTGACATTCTGCAAGTCGGCATGCGCAACATGCAGAACTACAATTTGCTGCGGGCGCTCGGGCAGATTCGCAAGCCGGTGCTTTTGAAGCGCGGGAACTCCGCGACCTACGAGGAATGGCTGATGGCCGCCGAGTACTTACTCGCCGGGGGAAATGAGCAGGTCATTCTCTGCGAACGCGGAATTCGCACCTTCGAGACTTACACGCGCAACACCATGGACATTGCCGCGATTCCCGTGATTCAATCCCTGTCCCATCTGCCGATCTTCGCCGATCCTTCGCACGGCACGGGGTTGCGCAGCAAAGTTCCGGCCATGTCCCGCGCGGCCATCGCGGCCGGGGCGCACGGTTTGTTGGTCGAGGTGCATCCCGATCCCGACCATGCGATTTCGGACGGTCCACAGAGTCTGACTTTCGATCAGTTTTCGCGGATGATGGTGGAGCTTCGCATCATCGCTTCAGCGACCGGGCGGCGCCTCGCGGGGGCCGAGTGA
- a CDS encoding chorismate mutase, which translates to MSMDHWRKQIDAIDGTMVRLLNERARCARMIGYLKRQGGLPIVDLEREQQIYSQLGGANRGPLETAALRRIYERIIDEMRLLQGYEEHPTGQGES; encoded by the coding sequence ATGAGCATGGATCACTGGAGAAAACAGATCGACGCGATCGACGGGACCATGGTGCGGCTCCTGAATGAGCGCGCGCGCTGCGCCCGCATGATCGGCTACCTCAAGCGGCAGGGCGGCTTGCCGATCGTGGATTTGGAGCGTGAGCAGCAGATTTACTCTCAGCTGGGCGGCGCTAATCGCGGACCGCTTGAGACCGCCGCCCTGCGCCGCATCTACGAGCGGATTATCGACGAGATGCGGCTGCTGCAAGGGTACGAAGAGCATCCTACCGGGCAAGGAGAGTCCTGA
- a CDS encoding glycosyltransferase — MTNDQRSTPEHSAAPRKQALKPDYYYANARANLADLVPTTAKTVLDVGCGRGALGALLKSRGTARVIGIEIQPEVAEIARECLDEVFVGDIERMPLPIPAGSADCIILADVLEHLIDPWATLKKLATGLAPHGTVIASIPNIRNLGIIGKLLEGSWTYEEWGILDSTHLRFFALKDMYRLFESAGIEATLVETVRDPLFEKSMQTPPETALDLDLGGLVLRQVAPADLNELTAQQFIFTGSLKAQVSVPPPRISASPACDVSIVIPVLNNLEFTKQCLQSIFTTPGAAAYEVIVVDDGSTDGTTEYLPSLGGRVTAISLGCNRGFAIACNTGAAKANGEFIVFLNNDTVVEPGWLDAMLNCARGDKSIGIVGNLQVFPDTDRVQQAGNVVGADGNFYSIYHDLLPATHTAVSHSRAFQFVAGSCLMIVRNLFEQLGGFDEGFHNSYEDADLCLRAREAGKQVWYCAESRIRHFESKTVSGHAKQGPNHERFMARWRSKLKQDDLQYFAADGFAAAEMLTAHGKPVIAQPTTTMETPVPEQTITAPTSLRIALLTTYRQTCGLAMYAESLVAALRKAGISPTVLAERATDIHGGDESGVVRCWTRDKDGYRELYEILRRERFDVLHINHGGMFSADSWLTPLMIEVRKFGTRIVTTFHATDSTVTEMGERQRLSDRCIVHHPQNELQLVALGGAPDRTDWIPMAIPELKVADIFESKLALGIDPAIQIVSTVGFLDPHKGIVELIEAFADVRKAHPNSRLMILGRPHPHNPAGPAYESQCKARAEELGLGAAVRFADTYLTDEQRDNFLRASDVVVLNYQSRRYEASAALVTALSCGRPVVTSDSPALDTPFAVSLRTTESFPLAAAISHVLTNPVISRVIADNVRVYASAFSWTLVGQQMSAVYQKVKAAEQQPTTDLMRYYATHPDQIYAEPLQRERVRWLKQRAAGNILEIGPANGYVAAYTGATHAADIFRGRLDVCRAVRPQIQFNYGDVVAGLPYESGRFDCVMAPEIFEHVDFEDAIRALRECMRVGRRVLVTLPSSDKPDYDPELVHNLEHRWLVTRAAVETLLREAGATDYEIDVSSGGEFYLLDVSAGKRRSAARETPAAADIRAHRRAWPDKLHLAVDANALLETATRNRGIGRYTIDHFTALLHRLPDWRFTFVGPDAESTRAAVDHDLGLRDVSACAYQDLALLRPDLVYSPHPLSPTTPLLVQHSRELDVPLACTFYDLIPALFAPAYLNHDPVGKQRYTQQLTLLNRECDLFLCISQATAEDIRRVLGVKLERLRVIHAGVTERHATAPVAQPSNVTVREIVTSSAEHLLFVGVPDPRKNAPGMLYSLHVIREVLQRDVKLVIAGDLPSSMLNALSGLERTVGLPPGAVIYPGHVVDDDLTALYRKSRLLLFPSLYEGFGLPIVEAMSAGCPVVAGNNSSQLEVAGDAAMLVNAEDVEDIARAAIAVLSDSKLRNQLIERGRRNYRRFTWTRVADKTAMYLTEFMSRRTAPAALAPRAPRRQPSLVRV, encoded by the coding sequence ATGACCAACGACCAGCGATCCACACCGGAACACTCCGCAGCGCCGCGCAAACAGGCATTGAAGCCAGATTATTATTACGCGAATGCGCGAGCAAATCTTGCTGACTTAGTACCCACCACGGCGAAGACGGTGCTGGATGTCGGCTGCGGTCGCGGAGCGCTCGGCGCGCTGTTGAAGTCGCGCGGAACCGCGCGCGTGATCGGCATCGAGATTCAGCCGGAAGTCGCGGAGATCGCGCGCGAATGCCTCGACGAGGTTTTCGTGGGTGACATTGAGCGCATGCCGCTGCCGATTCCGGCGGGATCCGCGGATTGCATCATCCTTGCCGACGTGCTTGAACACCTGATCGATCCCTGGGCGACGCTGAAAAAGCTCGCGACGGGTCTGGCACCGCACGGGACCGTGATTGCCAGCATCCCGAATATTCGGAACCTGGGGATTATCGGCAAGTTACTCGAAGGCTCATGGACCTATGAGGAGTGGGGCATTCTCGACAGCACGCATTTGCGGTTTTTTGCGCTGAAGGACATGTACAGGCTCTTTGAGAGCGCGGGCATCGAGGCGACACTGGTCGAGACCGTGCGCGATCCGCTGTTTGAGAAGTCGATGCAGACACCGCCGGAAACGGCGCTCGATCTGGACTTGGGCGGTCTCGTCTTGCGGCAGGTCGCACCGGCCGACTTGAACGAACTGACCGCGCAGCAGTTTATATTCACGGGCAGCCTTAAGGCGCAGGTGTCAGTTCCTCCACCTCGAATCTCCGCTTCGCCAGCCTGTGACGTTTCGATTGTAATTCCCGTCTTGAACAATCTCGAGTTCACCAAGCAGTGCCTGCAATCGATTTTCACCACCCCCGGTGCCGCAGCGTATGAAGTGATCGTCGTGGACGATGGCTCCACGGACGGTACCACGGAGTACTTGCCCTCGCTCGGCGGCCGCGTCACGGCTATTTCGCTGGGGTGCAATCGCGGTTTCGCCATTGCCTGCAACACCGGCGCGGCGAAAGCCAACGGCGAATTCATCGTCTTCCTGAACAACGACACGGTGGTTGAACCCGGCTGGCTGGACGCCATGCTCAATTGCGCGCGCGGCGACAAGTCGATCGGCATCGTCGGCAACCTCCAAGTCTTTCCCGACACGGATCGCGTTCAACAAGCGGGCAATGTGGTGGGTGCGGATGGGAATTTCTACAGTATTTATCATGATCTTCTGCCTGCGACACACACGGCGGTCTCGCACAGCCGCGCCTTCCAATTCGTTGCGGGCAGTTGCCTGATGATCGTCCGCAACTTATTCGAGCAGTTGGGCGGCTTCGACGAGGGCTTTCACAATTCCTACGAGGACGCGGATCTTTGCCTGCGCGCGCGCGAGGCCGGTAAGCAGGTCTGGTACTGCGCGGAAAGCCGCATCCGGCACTTTGAGTCGAAGACCGTGAGCGGGCACGCGAAGCAAGGGCCTAATCATGAGCGCTTTATGGCTCGCTGGCGGTCCAAACTCAAGCAGGACGATCTGCAATACTTCGCTGCCGACGGTTTTGCGGCCGCTGAAATGCTCACGGCTCACGGCAAGCCGGTTATCGCACAACCGACGACCACTATGGAGACTCCCGTGCCAGAACAGACCATTACCGCGCCCACCTCGCTTCGTATCGCGCTGCTCACAACGTACCGGCAGACCTGCGGACTTGCCATGTACGCGGAATCGCTGGTCGCCGCACTGCGGAAGGCGGGGATTTCTCCCACCGTACTTGCCGAACGGGCGACCGACATCCATGGTGGTGATGAGTCGGGCGTAGTTCGTTGTTGGACCCGGGACAAAGACGGGTATCGTGAGCTCTACGAGATCCTGCGTCGTGAGCGCTTTGACGTTTTGCACATCAACCACGGCGGGATGTTTTCGGCGGATAGTTGGCTAACCCCCCTGATGATCGAAGTGCGCAAGTTCGGGACACGGATCGTGACGACCTTCCACGCCACCGACTCGACCGTGACCGAAATGGGCGAGCGCCAGCGGCTTTCTGATCGTTGTATCGTTCACCATCCCCAGAATGAGCTGCAGCTCGTCGCGTTGGGCGGCGCGCCGGATCGCACGGACTGGATTCCGATGGCAATTCCCGAGCTCAAGGTCGCCGACATATTTGAGAGCAAGCTTGCGCTCGGCATCGACCCGGCGATCCAGATAGTCTCGACGGTTGGATTTCTGGACCCGCATAAGGGGATTGTCGAGTTGATTGAAGCGTTCGCCGATGTGCGTAAGGCCCATCCGAACTCCCGCCTCATGATTCTGGGCCGGCCCCATCCGCACAATCCTGCCGGCCCTGCCTATGAATCACAGTGCAAGGCCCGCGCGGAAGAGCTGGGCTTGGGAGCTGCCGTTCGCTTCGCGGACACCTACCTGACGGACGAGCAGCGCGATAACTTCCTGCGCGCGTCGGACGTCGTGGTCTTGAACTACCAGAGCCGCCGCTATGAGGCGTCCGCCGCGCTGGTTACCGCGCTCTCGTGCGGTCGGCCGGTCGTCACGTCGGATTCGCCCGCGCTCGATACGCCGTTTGCGGTTTCCTTGCGGACGACCGAATCCTTTCCGCTGGCCGCGGCAATCAGCCATGTATTGACGAATCCGGTGATCTCCCGCGTCATCGCGGACAACGTCCGCGTGTATGCAAGTGCGTTCAGTTGGACATTAGTCGGCCAGCAAATGTCGGCAGTGTATCAAAAAGTCAAGGCTGCCGAGCAGCAGCCCACGACTGATCTCATGCGCTACTATGCGACGCACCCGGATCAGATTTACGCCGAGCCGTTGCAGCGTGAGCGCGTACGTTGGTTGAAACAGCGTGCGGCGGGGAACATCCTGGAGATCGGCCCGGCCAACGGCTACGTCGCCGCTTACACGGGCGCGACCCACGCCGCGGATATTTTCCGTGGCCGGTTGGACGTCTGCCGCGCGGTTCGACCGCAAATTCAATTCAACTATGGGGACGTGGTTGCGGGTCTGCCCTATGAATCAGGCCGGTTCGACTGCGTCATGGCACCGGAAATCTTTGAGCATGTCGATTTCGAGGACGCAATCCGCGCCCTGCGCGAGTGCATGCGCGTGGGGCGGCGCGTCCTGGTCACACTTCCCAGCTCCGATAAGCCTGATTACGATCCCGAACTCGTGCATAATCTTGAGCATCGTTGGCTGGTGACGCGCGCTGCCGTGGAAACGCTGCTGCGCGAGGCCGGGGCAACAGATTATGAGATTGATGTGTCATCGGGCGGCGAGTTCTACCTCCTCGATGTCAGCGCTGGCAAGCGCCGATCCGCGGCACGCGAGACGCCGGCCGCCGCCGACATCCGCGCCCATCGCCGCGCCTGGCCCGACAAATTGCATTTGGCCGTTGATGCAAACGCGCTGCTTGAAACCGCGACACGGAATCGCGGGATCGGGCGTTACACGATTGACCATTTCACCGCGTTGCTGCATCGCCTTCCGGATTGGCGGTTCACGTTCGTCGGACCCGACGCGGAGAGCACTCGCGCGGCGGTGGACCATGATTTGGGACTTCGTGATGTAAGCGCTTGCGCCTATCAGGACCTCGCGCTGCTTCGCCCCGATCTGGTTTACAGTCCTCACCCGCTAAGTCCGACGACGCCGCTGCTGGTTCAGCATTCCCGCGAGTTGGATGTGCCGCTGGCCTGCACGTTTTACGATCTCATCCCCGCGCTGTTCGCTCCGGCCTATTTGAATCACGATCCCGTCGGCAAGCAGCGCTATACGCAGCAATTGACGCTGCTGAACCGTGAGTGCGATCTCTTTCTGTGCATTTCGCAGGCGACCGCTGAGGACATTCGCCGTGTGCTCGGCGTGAAACTCGAGCGACTGCGGGTCATCCACGCGGGCGTTACGGAGCGGCATGCGACGGCGCCGGTCGCACAACCGTCCAATGTCACGGTGCGCGAAATTGTCACATCGTCGGCCGAGCACCTGCTGTTCGTCGGCGTCCCTGACCCGCGCAAGAACGCGCCCGGCATGCTGTACTCGCTGCACGTCATTCGAGAGGTCTTGCAGCGTGACGTCAAGCTGGTCATCGCGGGAGACCTTCCGTCCAGCATGCTGAACGCGCTCTCCGGACTCGAGCGCACCGTCGGCCTGCCGCCAGGCGCGGTGATCTATCCCGGGCACGTCGTCGACGACGATCTCACGGCGCTTTACCGGAAGTCGCGCCTGCTGTTGTTCCCCAGTTTGTACGAGGGCTTCGGACTTCCGATCGTGGAGGCGATGTCCGCCGGGTGCCCAGTGGTCGCGGGCAACAACTCTTCTCAGCTCGAAGTCGCGGGCGACGCGGCCATGCTCGTCAACGCCGAGGATGTCGAGGATATCGCCCGGGCCGCGATCGCTGTGCTCTCCGATTCGAAGTTGCGCAACCAGTTGATTGAGCGCGGACGGCGCAATTACCGGCGCTTCACCTGGACAAGAGTCGCCGACAAAACGGCTATGTACCTGACCGAATTCATGTCGCGGCGAACTGCACCGGCGGCACTCGCGCCACGGGCGCCTCGGCGCCAACCTTCGCTGGTCCGCGTCTAA
- a CDS encoding DUF3459 domain-containing protein — MLEFFFKSTSRRLRRAATWPPLVVGSLLGLARLLGAAPAASDVVHPDWSYQATIYEVNIRQYTPEGTLNAFARHLPRLQQMGVSILWLMPVNPIGEQNRKGSLGSYYSVRDYRAVNPEFGTIADLTALVNRAHELGMYVILDWVANHCAWDNPLLAEHPDWFTRDSTGQPLPPVADWSDVVDLNYASPGLRSYMTDALKYWVTECGIDGYRCDVAGMVPSDFWDHARRELNRIKPVFMLAEDENPLCHEHAFDMTYAWSLHHLMRDIAHGRKAVADLDRYFPADSAAYPRDAFRMLFTDNHDENSWNAAVTERMQRAVKPFAVLTATAPGMPLVYTGQEAGLDRSLKFFDKDSVDWSKLPLESFYTSLLQLKRSHPALANGARGGRFKRIHTLADSSIFAYSREQDGASVLVLLNLSSGLVQAKLTDREADGDYVNAFTGSPLRIQAATALVIEPWGYRVFKR; from the coding sequence ATGCTTGAGTTCTTTTTCAAGTCAACATCCCGCCGCCTGCGCCGCGCGGCGACCTGGCCGCCGCTGGTTGTGGGTTCGCTGTTGGGTCTGGCCCGGCTGCTGGGCGCGGCGCCGGCGGCCAGCGATGTCGTACACCCGGACTGGTCGTACCAGGCCACGATCTATGAAGTCAACATTCGCCAATACACACCGGAGGGCACGCTAAATGCATTTGCGCGGCACCTGCCGCGCTTGCAGCAGATGGGCGTTTCGATCCTCTGGCTGATGCCCGTTAATCCGATTGGCGAGCAGAATCGCAAGGGTTCGCTCGGCAGCTATTATTCCGTGCGCGACTATCGCGCGGTCAACCCGGAGTTCGGCACGATCGCGGATTTGACCGCGCTCGTGAACCGCGCCCACGAACTGGGCATGTACGTGATTCTCGACTGGGTAGCGAATCATTGCGCGTGGGACAATCCGCTGCTTGCCGAACATCCGGATTGGTTTACGCGCGACTCTACGGGCCAGCCGCTTCCGCCGGTAGCCGACTGGTCGGACGTGGTGGACCTGAACTACGCTTCGCCGGGGCTACGGAGCTACATGACCGACGCGCTGAAGTACTGGGTAACGGAATGCGGTATCGACGGCTATCGTTGCGACGTGGCGGGCATGGTACCGTCGGATTTCTGGGATCATGCGCGACGCGAGTTGAACCGGATCAAGCCGGTGTTCATGCTTGCGGAGGACGAGAATCCGCTCTGTCACGAGCATGCCTTCGACATGACCTATGCGTGGTCGCTGCATCACTTGATGCGCGATATCGCGCACGGCCGGAAGGCGGTGGCGGATCTTGATCGCTATTTTCCCGCGGACTCCGCGGCCTATCCGCGCGACGCGTTCCGCATGCTATTCACGGACAACCACGATGAGAACTCGTGGAATGCGGCGGTTACAGAGCGCATGCAACGTGCGGTCAAGCCGTTCGCCGTGCTGACGGCAACGGCACCCGGAATGCCGCTGGTCTATACGGGTCAGGAGGCGGGACTCGATCGCAGCCTGAAGTTTTTTGACAAGGACTCCGTCGATTGGTCCAAGCTGCCGCTGGAGTCGTTCTACACCTCGCTACTCCAGCTCAAGCGTTCACATCCGGCACTGGCAAACGGCGCGCGGGGCGGTCGGTTCAAGCGAATTCACACGCTCGCGGATTCCAGCATCTTCGCTTACAGCCGCGAGCAGGACGGCGCGTCGGTACTGGTGTTGCTGAACCTCAGCTCGGGACTGGTCCAGGCAAAGCTAACCGACCGCGAAGCCGACGGGGACTACGTAAACGCTTTCACGGGCAGCCCCCTTCGGATTCAGGCTGCCACCGCATTAGTCATTGAACCGTGGGGATATCGCGTGTTCAAGCGGTAG